From a region of the Acidimicrobiales bacterium genome:
- a CDS encoding DNA starvation/stationary phase protection protein, with the protein MIPGSRALAVWLPSEPGTDPLEHRMTFGLGAETEDPDHPETQHRKRTTTMSTESNLHRTVPGLDSKDASKIVEVAQTRLVSLLDLQLTLKHIHWNLVGPDFLSVHEMLDTQVAQVREATDELAERMRTMGGVPAGTPGAIVEHRTWDDYAIGRGLVTQHLRELDSVYTGIIIDHRKAIEASAADPVTEDLFIKQTAMLEMAQWFVRSFIESTSAQDLSDEDLRRLVEHKTGMDLDEVGRNIDEMNRVGANISGEGAI; encoded by the coding sequence ATGATTCCCGGCAGCCGAGCACTGGCCGTGTGGCTTCCGTCCGAGCCGGGTACCGACCCGCTCGAGCACCGCATGACCTTCGGGCTGGGCGCCGAAACAGAAGACCCCGACCATCCAGAAACCCAACACAGAAAGAGGACAACGACCATGAGCACCGAATCGAACCTGCACCGCACCGTCCCCGGTCTCGACAGCAAGGACGCATCCAAGATCGTCGAGGTCGCGCAGACCAGGCTCGTGAGCCTGCTGGACCTTCAGCTGACGCTCAAGCACATCCACTGGAACCTGGTCGGACCCGATTTCTTGAGTGTGCACGAGATGCTCGACACCCAGGTCGCGCAGGTGCGCGAGGCCACCGATGAGCTGGCCGAGCGGATGCGGACCATGGGCGGAGTACCCGCCGGCACCCCCGGCGCCATCGTCGAACACCGCACGTGGGACGACTATGCCATCGGCAGGGGCCTGGTGACCCAGCACCTCCGCGAACTCGACTCGGTCTACACGGGCATCATCATCGACCACCGAAAGGCGATCGAGGCCTCTGCGGCAGATCCGGTCACCGAGGACCTGTTCATCAAACAGACCGCCATGCTCGAGATGGCGCAATGGTTCGTCCGTTCGTTCATCGAGAGCACCAGTGCCCAGGATCTCTCCGACGAAGACCTGCGCCGCCTGGTCGAGCACAAAACCGGGATGGACCTGGACGAGGTCGGGCGCAACATCGACGAGATGAATCGTGTCGGAGCGAACATCTCTGGCGAGGGCGCCATCTGA
- a CDS encoding TIGR03857 family LLM class F420-dependent oxidoreductase: MDSQLGQAPPTQMNELGFYTLAGAPESPRDLIDEIRRAEAMGLGSAFISERFNIKEAATLSGAAGAVSERIGIATAATNHNTRHPMVTASYAMTMHKLTGGRFSLGLGRGIERAMKAFGLGAITTAQMEDFVSIMRRVWRGEAVLGHDGPAGRFPALAISGMGAQRIPMTLTAFGPNSLALGGRAFDAVVLHTFFTDETTSRVVAQVKRAAEEAGRNPDHVRVWSCLATIGDHLPEPVVLKKTVGRMATYLQAYGDLMVRTNDWDPEVLRRFRQDEFVAGFRGALDQLATTEQLEHVATLIPADWLAPAATGSPERCVETIRNQFDLGCDGVILHGASPADLEPIVDEYRRTRQAGLFDHLPANPGGVAVGN; this comes from the coding sequence ATGGATTCGCAGCTCGGTCAGGCCCCACCCACACAGATGAACGAGCTGGGGTTCTACACCCTGGCCGGCGCGCCAGAATCACCGCGAGACCTGATCGACGAGATCCGCAGAGCCGAGGCCATGGGCCTCGGCTCTGCCTTCATCAGCGAGCGCTTCAACATCAAGGAGGCGGCGACCCTCAGCGGTGCCGCCGGCGCCGTGTCCGAGCGCATCGGCATCGCCACCGCCGCCACCAATCACAACACCCGTCACCCGATGGTGACGGCGTCTTACGCGATGACGATGCACAAACTCACCGGCGGGCGCTTCTCTCTGGGTTTGGGCCGAGGTATCGAGAGAGCCATGAAGGCCTTCGGGCTGGGGGCCATAACAACTGCACAGATGGAAGACTTCGTGTCGATCATGCGCCGCGTTTGGCGTGGGGAGGCGGTGTTGGGCCACGACGGCCCCGCCGGCCGCTTTCCGGCTCTTGCGATATCGGGCATGGGCGCCCAGCGCATACCTATGACGCTCACCGCGTTTGGTCCCAACTCTTTGGCCCTCGGGGGCCGGGCATTCGACGCGGTGGTGCTGCACACCTTCTTCACCGACGAGACCACGTCGCGGGTCGTTGCCCAGGTCAAGCGGGCAGCCGAAGAGGCCGGCCGCAATCCCGACCACGTGCGTGTGTGGTCGTGCCTGGCCACCATCGGCGACCATCTGCCCGAACCGGTGGTGCTGAAGAAGACTGTGGGCCGGATGGCGACCTACCTCCAGGCCTACGGCGACTTGATGGTGCGCACCAACGACTGGGACCCCGAGGTTCTGCGGCGTTTCCGGCAGGACGAATTCGTCGCCGGTTTCAGAGGGGCCCTCGACCAGCTGGCCACCACCGAGCAGCTCGAGCACGTGGCCACGCTGATACCGGCCGACTGGTTGGCGCCGGCGGCGACGGGCTCGCCCGAGCGATGTGTCGAGACCATCCGAAACCAGTTCGACCTGGGGTGTGACGGCGTGATCCTGCACGGCGCGAGCCCTGCCGATCTCGAACCGATCGTCGACGAGTACCGTCGGACCCGCCAGGCGGGGCTGTTCGACCACCTGCCGGCAAACCCCGGGGGAGTGGCCGTCGGCAACTAG
- a CDS encoding glycine/sarcosine/betaine reductase selenoprotein B family protein — MTDKQVKAMTADIETPVFETTAFTTPKPLSEAKVAIVTSASLHHPDDHDFAPADTGFRVLSSARRDYVLGHWSPNFDTTGFAVDINPVFPIDRLDELAQQGVIGQVSDVHLSYAGNQFELSAIRMDSGPAGAKLLLDNDIDVVLLTPV; from the coding sequence TTGACCGACAAGCAGGTCAAGGCCATGACGGCCGACATCGAGACACCGGTGTTCGAAACAACCGCGTTCACCACACCCAAGCCGCTGTCTGAGGCCAAGGTCGCCATCGTCACCTCGGCCAGCTTGCACCACCCCGACGACCACGACTTCGCGCCCGCGGACACCGGCTTCAGGGTCTTGTCGTCGGCCAGGCGCGACTATGTGCTCGGTCATTGGAGCCCCAACTTCGACACCACCGGATTTGCGGTCGACATCAACCCCGTGTTCCCCATCGATCGCCTCGACGAACTCGCCCAACAGGGCGTCATCGGACAGGTCTCCGACGTCCACCTCTCGTACGCCGGCAACCAGTTCGAGCTCAGCGCCATCCGCATGGACAGCGGCCCCGCTGGGGCCAAGCTGTTGCTGGACAACGACATAGACGTTGTGTTGCTCACCCCTGTCTGA
- a CDS encoding undecaprenyl-diphosphate phosphatase has product MDRNDKLTAAGALALLVALAVAIAIARPASSPDDLSILASIILGVVEGLTEYLPISSTGHLLVTQELLGLGGTEQADLALDTYAICIQAGAILAVLVLYRRRIAQMIAGMFGRDAEGRRVLLATITAFVPTVAIALALQDPIRERLFGPGPIAIAWFVGGLGILYLVRTDRLNQTGASITEMTLRQAFLIGLIQCLALWPGVSRSLSTIVAAVLVGMSLSAAVEFSFILGLATLGAATIYEGLDNGQNLIDTYGITTPLIGLVVAFVSAVIAVRWMVTWLEQRGFAIFGWYRLVVGAALGVAVVAGAI; this is encoded by the coding sequence GTGGATCGCAACGACAAGCTGACCGCGGCGGGCGCCCTGGCACTGCTGGTGGCCTTGGCCGTGGCAATAGCCATCGCCAGGCCCGCGTCGTCGCCCGACGACCTCTCGATTCTGGCGTCGATCATCCTCGGCGTTGTCGAGGGTCTGACCGAATACCTGCCCATCAGCTCGACGGGCCATCTGCTGGTGACCCAGGAGTTGTTGGGTCTGGGCGGCACCGAACAAGCCGACCTGGCCCTGGACACGTACGCGATATGTATTCAAGCCGGAGCGATCTTGGCGGTGCTGGTGTTGTACCGCCGGCGCATCGCACAAATGATCGCAGGCATGTTCGGCCGAGATGCCGAAGGCCGCCGGGTCCTGCTGGCGACCATCACAGCGTTCGTGCCCACCGTGGCCATCGCGCTGGCTCTGCAGGATCCGATCCGTGAGCGTCTGTTCGGCCCAGGCCCCATCGCCATCGCCTGGTTCGTCGGTGGCTTGGGCATCTTGTACCTGGTGCGGACAGATCGCCTCAACCAGACCGGAGCCTCGATCACCGAGATGACGCTGCGCCAGGCGTTCCTGATCGGGCTGATCCAGTGTCTGGCGTTGTGGCCCGGCGTCAGCCGCAGCCTGTCGACGATCGTCGCGGCAGTGCTGGTGGGCATGTCGCTGTCGGCAGCCGTCGAGTTCAGTTTCATTCTGGGTCTGGCCACCCTGGGTGCCGCCACCATCTACGAGGGGCTCGACAACGGCCAGAACTTGATAGACACCTACGGCATCACCACACCGCTGATCGGGCTGGTCGTCGCGTTCGTCAGCGCGGTCATCGCCGTTCGTTGGATGGTCACCTGGCTCGAGCAGCGTGGGTTCGCGATCTTTGGCTGGTATCGCCTGGTGGTCGGCGCGGCCCTCGGTGTGGCGGTTGTTGCGGGCGCGATCTGA
- a CDS encoding SDR family oxidoreductase: MSDRLAGKAVLVTCADAYMGPAIAALFEAEGADVIADTDPLTHPDAPDELIARCGPLDIVVANTDLPAYGANTVDIEDGPWLEGFDAMVHPLMRIVRAAAPAMIERGCGSIVAMTSSSPLRRMKPHAIAYVTARAAQNAFVRSAGHDLARHGIRLNAIAQNFVANDTYYPPEVLENPRFIARVDNEIPAKRVGDPAETAELALFLASDKASFIYGQVISQDGGWS, translated from the coding sequence ATGAGCGACAGGCTTGCGGGCAAGGCGGTGTTGGTCACCTGCGCCGATGCCTACATGGGTCCGGCGATAGCAGCGCTGTTCGAGGCCGAGGGCGCCGACGTCATCGCCGACACCGACCCGCTGACCCACCCAGACGCCCCCGACGAGCTCATCGCTCGTTGCGGGCCGCTCGACATCGTGGTCGCCAACACCGATCTGCCCGCGTATGGCGCCAACACCGTCGACATCGAGGATGGACCGTGGCTCGAGGGCTTCGATGCAATGGTGCATCCCCTGATGCGAATCGTCAGGGCCGCTGCGCCCGCAATGATCGAGCGCGGCTGCGGCTCGATCGTTGCAATGACGTCGTCGTCGCCGCTGCGCAGGATGAAACCACACGCCATCGCCTACGTAACCGCCAGGGCGGCCCAGAACGCCTTCGTCCGGTCGGCCGGCCATGACCTGGCGCGACACGGGATACGGCTCAACGCCATCGCCCAGAACTTCGTGGCCAACGACACCTACTACCCGCCAGAGGTGCTCGAGAACCCCAGGTTCATCGCTAGGGTCGACAACGAGATTCCGGCCAAACGGGTCGGAGACCCGGCCGAAACCGCCGAGTTGGCCTTGTTTCTCGCCAGCGATAAGGCGTCGTTCATCTATGGGCAGGTCATCAGCCAGGACGGTGGTTGGAGTTGA
- a CDS encoding TIGR03085 family metal-binding protein, translating into MTNPAATERELLCNLFAEVGPQAPTLCGDWTTLDLAAHLVVRDRRPDSLPGLVFDFAAGHTEKLRLEATQQPFEELVDQVRSGPPRWSPASFALVDKATNTIEFFVHHEDVRRGSGSGAGRDLPAATEDELWSGLKRVAPVLRRQSPAPLTIATDDGRELKIKSGPSPVRVTGPVGELVLFMYGRQAVAHVDVAGDQNAIDQVMTAAFGV; encoded by the coding sequence GTGACCAACCCGGCCGCCACAGAGCGAGAGCTGCTGTGCAACCTGTTCGCAGAGGTCGGGCCCCAAGCGCCCACCCTCTGCGGAGACTGGACGACCCTCGACCTCGCCGCCCACTTGGTGGTGCGCGACCGCAGACCCGATTCGTTGCCCGGTCTGGTCTTCGACTTTGCCGCCGGCCACACCGAGAAGCTGCGGCTCGAAGCCACACAGCAGCCGTTCGAGGAACTGGTCGACCAGGTGCGAAGTGGCCCGCCTCGGTGGTCGCCGGCCAGCTTCGCCTTGGTCGACAAGGCAACCAACACCATCGAGTTCTTCGTTCATCACGAAGACGTGCGGCGCGGATCTGGGTCGGGAGCAGGACGAGACCTGCCGGCAGCGACCGAAGACGAGTTGTGGAGCGGCCTCAAGCGGGTGGCGCCGGTGTTGCGACGCCAGTCTCCAGCACCGCTGACCATCGCCACCGACGACGGCCGCGAGCTGAAGATAAAGAGCGGCCCCTCGCCCGTGCGCGTCACCGGCCCGGTAGGCGAGCTGGTTCTGTTCATGTACGGACGCCAGGCGGTGGCCCACGTAGATGTTGCAGGCGACCAGAACGCCATCGACCAGGTGATGACCGCAGCTTTCGGCGTCTGA
- a CDS encoding TIGR03086 family metal-binding protein, translated as MTNSDSINAQDTDPRQGCEAALATFRRVAESIGPDDLSKPTPCDDMNVGQLLGHTVGAAGRLAAAGRGDDPNAVDLEPAIDPDGYVAAVDAVTGEVRSAWADPARLGEVVTLPFAQMPGAMAVGMYTAEILIHSWDLAAAAQLNIDWPDLVVLAALAGMQMALPDEIRSDPEVPFDRVVDVPSTAPAIERLVAWTGRNTAAWPATAS; from the coding sequence ATGACCAACAGCGACAGCATCAATGCACAAGACACCGACCCGCGCCAGGGCTGCGAGGCAGCACTGGCCACGTTCCGCCGAGTAGCCGAGTCGATCGGGCCAGACGACCTCTCCAAACCAACTCCGTGCGACGACATGAACGTGGGGCAGCTGCTCGGCCACACCGTCGGGGCCGCCGGCAGGCTTGCTGCGGCCGGTCGGGGCGACGACCCGAACGCTGTCGACCTCGAACCGGCGATCGATCCCGACGGCTATGTCGCCGCCGTCGACGCTGTGACGGGCGAAGTGCGGTCCGCGTGGGCCGACCCGGCCAGGCTCGGCGAGGTGGTCACTTTGCCATTCGCCCAAATGCCTGGCGCCATGGCGGTGGGTATGTACACCGCAGAGATTCTCATCCACAGCTGGGATCTGGCTGCTGCCGCGCAGCTGAACATCGACTGGCCAGACCTGGTGGTGCTGGCAGCCCTGGCCGGCATGCAGATGGCTCTGCCCGACGAAATCCGCAGCGACCCTGAGGTGCCTTTCGACCGGGTTGTCGACGTCCCCAGCACGGCGCCCGCCATCGAACGCCTGGTCGCTTGGACCGGTCGAAATACAGCCGCGTGGCCGGCCACAGCGAGCTGA
- a CDS encoding class I SAM-dependent methyltransferase, with translation MTDLPPPNHHGGQAGFSGISGAFAAATFLIGRSQDASLACDLMAVEPGDHVVDIGCGPGRTLREAIARGAKVTGVDPAPVMLRTARLLTRSDKAVWLDGTAEDLPVDAGAATVVWSIATVHHWTDVQAGLAECWRVLSPGGRLLALERRRSPKATGHASHGWTEQQGEAFAQMARAQGFDDASIGLHTVRRGALIAVVASKPLAAPGSGETTTPQP, from the coding sequence ATGACAGACCTACCCCCACCAAATCATCACGGAGGTCAGGCAGGTTTCAGCGGCATCTCCGGTGCTTTCGCAGCCGCGACCTTCCTGATCGGACGCTCACAGGACGCCTCTCTCGCATGCGACCTGATGGCCGTTGAGCCAGGCGACCACGTAGTCGATATCGGGTGCGGACCAGGCAGGACCCTGCGCGAAGCGATCGCCCGCGGTGCAAAGGTGACCGGCGTCGACCCGGCCCCGGTGATGCTTCGCACCGCTCGGCTACTGACGAGAAGCGACAAGGCCGTCTGGCTGGACGGCACGGCCGAGGATCTCCCGGTCGACGCGGGCGCGGCGACCGTGGTGTGGTCTATCGCTACCGTTCACCACTGGACCGATGTGCAGGCGGGCCTCGCAGAGTGCTGGCGCGTGCTGTCGCCTGGAGGCCGGCTGTTGGCTCTCGAACGGCGTCGCAGCCCCAAGGCGACCGGGCACGCGTCACACGGTTGGACCGAACAACAAGGCGAAGCGTTCGCCCAGATGGCCCGGGCCCAGGGCTTCGACGACGCCAGCATCGGCCTGCATACAGTCCGCCGCGGCGCGCTGATAGCGGTCGTGGCCTCTAAGCCGCTGGCTGCGCCTGGATCTGGCGAGACAACAACACCTCAGCCGTAG